From the genome of Nicotiana tabacum cultivar K326 chromosome 2, ASM71507v2, whole genome shotgun sequence:
TATATATCATGTGAAGTAGTAGGGTAAAAGAAACTTGATCATAATCACCTAAATAACTGGTTGTTGAACGTATAATTTACAGATAATCACTGAACGCATAATTAAAAGCAATTATTATTTAAAGCATTGATTTACtaaaaagaaatttttgaaatCAGGTGAAATTAAAACCAGAAAGCCCATTAATCTGTTTACCCCACACAGTTAGTGACATCTTAGAAGATCTTGGTAGCACGGTGGACAAAAAGGTCAAACTATCATGGGTCGTTCCCACTGGCACTACAGCCATAAATAAAGAATATAGGCCATCAATTTTGAAGCACAGGCAGCCCAAAATTATCCGAGACTAAAATGTGAAGGATGAAGGATACCATGTTGCAAGATGTAACCAGTTGCTGCTGTGCCAAAAACACCAGCCAGCACCCCAGCAGTATTGGATAGTCCAAGTAGTACTCCCTGCAAACATATCATACATTACTCATGTTACCCACAGTATGATATACTATTTACTAGCGTGCAGTAATAACACATCATAAATAATCCCTTCTTCAGAACATAAGGTAATTCAAATGGTTACTCCCGGATAGTGGTGGCAAATGGGCGGGTTGGGTCGGATTTGGGCGGGTTAAAAATGGGTTGAGCAAAAATGGGTTGGGTCTCAACCCGCCCATGTTTCATGCGGGTAAAAAACGGGTTGGGTGTCAAATGGACGGGTTTAATATGGGTTAACCCATATTATATAAgtgtaatattttttcaagtgcaatttataatttttctttgacaTAATCTTAACTGGAATAATATATACTCTTCTTCATTAAATTTATTCAAATTTGACTATCATATTGTAAACTTAAGTTACTCTTCTACAAAATATGACAgtttttttttaggaagaaaatgtGCTTAATGAACTTCAAGCAATAATCACTAAtaataaatgaaaagaaaatactttatctaaattatgaaaagaaaatattcattttGTTAAAAATCtacattattttgttgaaataaaagaaaatatttttctacatcatgaaaagaaagtactttttttattggaaaatattttttttacatcatgaaaagaaaatactcattctgttgaaataaaaaagaaagtactctatctacaacatgaaaagaaagtaccaataataatatttctatttagggtgggggtgggggtgagtGGAAAACTATACATATTTGCTTCTACTTCttaaactatttttggtattcaaGTATGCATCTAGAAAGAACAAGAATGTTAAACAATAGTAAACAATTGGAAAAATAATACTCACACAGTCAACTATAGTGAGAAGAAACTTACGAAAGAAGAGTTGGAATACCCTTATAGCATTTTCAGTTTAAAAATATCATGTATTTTGAGTGAGCAAAAGTTGAAAGATAACCCACTAGGCTAACCCATATTTACCCACATTTTACCCATGAATACCCATATTTCTATGAGTTGAATATGGGTTGAAGCCCAAACTTTACCCAACTTAATATCTTAAATATCACTCAtccaacaacaacatacccagtattatcccacaccgtgggaactgggaagggtagtgtgtatgccagtgttatcaaaggcgaaaagcgcaaaaaagctctaaggtctgttggggctttaagcgcaaagtgcaaataaagcgtgggctttaatgaaCAAAGGCGCAActagagaaaaagtaaaaatatgtatatgtagtccaagactaatagttataagcatgaataacaaatatatggacaaagaaattgaaaacaattacgataaagtgaaatatcaaatGTTTAATGTCGCATTTTCAGGATTACACTCATTGGggcaaggaaaagtatgccttagagccttgatgcgaCACTAAAGCGCCCACAAAGCGAATCGAAGCACTCAACATGTTTTaagcctcgcttcagggcttaagcgcgctttaagcgtgcctttgacaacactggtgtacgcagaccttacccctaccttgtgaggatagcgAGGATGTTTCCAATAGATCCTCGGCTCTGGATAGTATAAgtaccacattaatgaaaatatagacaagaagggacagtaccaaaaagtcatataaaagcagaataaaacaacaagacagtaaggagatcaacaatgaaagaaaacaacggttagtcataaaaacctactaccaacagaaagtgaGACTGCgcgccaatactactgttatgaacactctacactacctactctactaccctaatcctcgacctccataccttcctatcaagggtcaacCCACTTAAATATCACTCATCCAACCCACTAAAATATGAGCAGATTGGGCGGATTGACAAAATATGGGCTCATTTTGCCGGCACTACTCCCCGATATTGTTTAAAGCTCATTGGACATTAAGAAAGACCAGCAAGAAGGAGAAAGACGAAAAGGTAATACTCACAGAATACCGTGGAGCTATATCCTGATGGTTTGAATACAAACCAGATTGTGAAAAAGCATCACTTCCCTGTTTCAAGAATGAAAAAGAAGTCAAGGGTGGCAGCATTTAAGCTGAAGCAAGAAGAGATTACATGCCATCAACTACAACAAATATTGACGGAAATCTGAACAACGCAATATTATTAATTCAACTTTTTCAATATTTCCTCCTTGTTAGCACTACTCTATCCATTCACATGAAACAGAACATTCCACAGTGTTAACTCATAAGCAGGCTGACAGATGGTATTTCCTAAAGACTAGATAGAGAAGAGGGGATCTATGGCATCATTTCACATGTCGTACTAGTTATATATCACcagttttcttcccttttttttttaaatcaagtacATCACCAGTTTTCACTTTTCACAGTTGAAGAATATCAAACGGTTGCTGGAATCACTATAGTTGTTCAATATAAGAAGACAAACCTGACTGCATGACATACAAAGAACTGCCATTGCAGGAGAGTCAACATGGCTCAACTGGGTTAAAAAGAAAGCAGGTCCAAGAAATCCTATTGTTTGCATAATCTGCAACAATGATCAAAAGAATTCAAAAAACTGGTCTTAACATTTTAGATAGGtgcattttctttatatatacagCCACTGCTATTTCAAAAACTGGGAAGGAGATAATACATTGACTTTAGCATAGGATGGCCATATACTAAATATGGAAGCATTTTAAGACTAGGAAGCCATGCAAAGAAAACTAAATTATTGGAGTCAAAATTATCTTCTCTGTCTGAGGGCAGCCACGTAAAGTTGAACAGGCAGACATTAATGTGTCACGACTCTAAATAAGAATAATTGTGCTCAGAGGTAtctttagaaaaaaaataaaatagggtATTGAGCATCTCAAGATCTACACTGAACACTGAAGTGCAATAACATCAACCAACAAGGGTTATGGTGGAGTAGTAAGTACTCCTTcatccttaaccagaggtctcgggttcgagcccTAGGTATAATGTTGCCTTTGTTAGAGCACTTACCCCCCAATGTGAGAATTCCGGGCACGAATCCGAATTTAGTCGGGCCACAATACGGGTACCGGATACCAGGTGGATAAccaggaaaaaaaaaatgaaagaagaagtgCAATGACATCAATAAAGGTGTGTAGTACCTTTCTGACTACAGTCACTGATACGCCTTTCCTCACCAGGGAATCTGCAATCCACCCACCAATATTTGCAGAGATTGCCATTGTGAGCCATGGCAAAACAGCAAAAAGTCCTGATTCTGTAAGATTAAACTTTAATACCTGCAGTAGAAATGCTTAAACAAGTTTAATAACAGTAAAAAGACAATATAATTATGACCATCtcttagtaaaaataatttaatgGTAGAAATCATTAAATGTGGCATGACGATTAAGCATCACGGTTGATGATTTAGAGCATCTTTGGCCAAGCTTCTGGGAGGCTAGAAGTTCTTTTTTTGTcagaaaaagtacttttttgaaaatttgatgtGTTTGGCCAAGATGGAGAAGTGCTTTTGAGCAGCAGAAGTAGTTTTTCTGGTTTTGGGAAGAAGCTCcaaattctagcttcttccaagaagcagaaaattaattattttaaaacaaaagtgtccttactataaatttatatttttcaagttATCCTTCATTAATTtagcttttttcttttccttttttgtttcaaccatccctttttatttattttatttccatcgtatttttattctccttttcttattcttctttGAAATAGTATCTCCATTATAAATAGATCTCTTCTTTTATATTGGATTAATTAATTAGATTTTTAATTTATACTGAATGATTATATTTAGagatatttaaattattatatagACAACAAGTAATACTAGATACCTAATATTATTGCTTTGGATAACTATATTTTAATATTGCTTAAAATCTTTAATATACatttttactttatgttttatattctaattaaataaaaaaaattaattaaatttttataataaatatgtaaatgaatttttctcttttaaataatATACTAGTTGTAAACTCAACATTTACTGTCGTTTTTTGTAATTTGAcattcaaaagtactttttgaaaaaataatccAAACGCACTTTTCTTATCAAATATTgaaaaaagtacttctcaaaTAAATTGGCCAAATACAAACTGTAActctaaaaaaatacttttttggaaagcacttttcaaaataagtagtttttagcagcttggccaaacgggctcttagtgaTGGACAAGACTCTGATCCTATTCAAGATATTGACAGTGACCCGTAAGAAGGAAGAAGTCATGTGAATTTCCTACCCTCAGTCCTTGCTCTCTCAAACTCTACACAACCATCCTTCCTATACCCATCCTTCTTTGCTTTTTATCCTTCTGTTTACAACCTTAAAATCATTGGACTTCTTTCTCGCATTGCATAAGTAAACCAATTGAATCCCTCCACCCCcacacacaaaaagaaaaaaaatataccaCATATCTCCATATCGAGCACCGATAACTTACCTTTCAACATACACTACAAGTTCAAGGACACATTCACCTCTAAGGTTTACATTATTTTCCAATACCTAGtgcaaaatataattacaaaaaaGCCAAATACATATACAAACCCTTAAACTTGTCACAAAATTTTATTTAGACACTTCAACTGAGTCTATAACCTATTGAACACTTAAAATAATGTAAAAGTGTGTCTATTGAACACGAAAAATTCAGTCCCAGCAAAGAAATAAGTGTGTGAAGCTCAATCACGCTTACGTGGCAAGGCAACCAATGAAAGATAGCCACGTCAATAAAAAAGATGCACATTATCTCTTTAGACCGGTCCAACACCTACCCCTCCTCTTCTCCCTCCACAACAACCTTGACCCACCACCTCTGGCCTCTACCTCCCCTACCTACTTCCTTCTCAAGCACCACAAGCACCACCATATCACAACCGGTGCACAAAGCATTTCGCGTTCACGCAGGGTGCGAGGAAGGGCCGCACACCAAGGGGTATAATGTAAGCAGCCTACCATGATGCAAGCATCAATGGCGGATTccatggctcgaacccgtgacctacaGGTCACGCGGAGCTTTACGGTTGCAACCACCACATGAAAATCACAACTTTCCTTTTGAAACTTATAgtgaaaagttttaaaaaatacaGCACACTATAATTACTTCTAATAAAACAAAACTCAAACACCAAATTGGGTCATCATGCCACTGATGGCTTTCCTGATTATCAAATTCAGATTAACCCACAAATTCGTCAGATCACTTCTCTCGCCATTTAGCCTCGACATGCCATATCCCCTTCAGTTCTAGGTGCCCCCACTCCCTATTGCACCCTTGGACTGACGCCGTCGCATCCCAACACCCGCCTCTGTGTTCTCGGCCAACTAGTAAATATTAAAATAACCTTTAAAGTAAAGCTTAAAATAAAATCAGTTACTATAGTAACGAACAACTCCATCGTCATTAACACTAAACTTTGACCGGAAAACATGACCCCCAGTCTATGTCGCCGGAAGATACAGAGGACCCACGAAGGGGTTGGACAACCTTAGATGCTAGTGTTTAGTAAAAATCTTATCTTTAAAAATTTTGAGGTTTTATCTTTGAAGAGAATCTGTAGGAAACCAGCATTGAGAAATTAAGAGGAAGATAGAGGAGAAAgtcaaaggaaaaaaatatttgaaaaaagaaaCATTTCAGTTATTCACGCCTTCACGCGCTTGACTCCAGGTGAGATTCGCTAATTGTGCCATGTAAGAGTGAGGTGTTCAGTAGACACACTTTGATAGTAATTTGAGTGTTCAACAAGTAATTGGCTTAGTTGAGGTGTCTAAATGAAATTTCGTGACAAGTTTAAGGGGTTGTCTATGTATTTGGACTTACAAAAATCTACCATTAAAGGTAGAGTGTATTTTTACTGCCTAAACTCTCCAACCTTATTCTTGAAGATAGATGTTGAACCTTTGATCTTGGTCAATTGTCATGTGTTCATGAACCAAATCAATGCACTGGGACCTAATatcatataatagtaaaaaaGATGTCAAACATTTATCTCCACTATATCTCTTGGTTTGGCAACTTTCTCGTGAAGAAGTTTTTCATAAGTTTACAGCTTATTTAAGAATAAGAAAAGTTCATGTTTACACCAAAATTACATATTTTTTAGCAATTATTGTAAGTCATAATTATGTAGAAAGCAAATGAAGCAACATTACGAAAGTGAAAGTACTACCTGGTGATAATACGTTGGCATCCAGGTAAGAAGAATAAACGTCCCCCAGTTGTGACAGAAGTGAGACACTATCAAGGCCCATACAGGTGGTTTTGACAGAATCAATTTCCAAGGGATTGATTTAACAGGTTCCTTGGAAACACTGCTACTAAGAATAAGCTTCTTTTCTTCAGGCCGCAGCTCAGGATCATCAAGGGGTGAACTGTATGCCTACATGAAAATTATCTGACATGGATAAGCAGCACTACTTATAGCCTACCAGGAAATTCCGAGTTTATGAATAGTAAGATTTTGCACGATGTGGTTTGTTGGCTGAGTATGTCTAGGATCAAACAGAGTGGTTTCTTTACAAATGAAGTTAAAGCATTCAATATACGCAACCACGGAGCTTTTGACAAATATATAGCACAACCTGAAACCATCTAGATGATCCTCATTGTTTGATAAACAGTCATCTTAATAAATGTTTCTTTTACAATCAAAAGAATATACAGATTAATATGTACCTTATTGAGCCACACGGCAAACCATACAGTGCCTAaagaaccaaaagaaaagaagacagAAGGCCACCCAAAGTTGTGTATCAGCAATGGCGAAAATGCTAGTCCAGTCACAGATCCAAGATACATTCCACTGTAAACCAGTGCCAGAGATCTACTTCTTTCTGATACAGGAACCCATTTAGAGAGAATGTTATTCATTGCCGGCATTGCAACACCCTGGAAGCGATAAAGTCAAATCAGCTAATCAAGAAACAAGGAATTGAGTTATAATGCCAGATTATTCCAAACGAAAAGACCTCATTTGACCTCAAAATTAAATCAGCTTAGATCTCCCTTCGATGagttaaaaagaaaataagaatgaAAAATGAACAGAACCAACCTCACCAATTCCCATGAAAGCTCGAACAACAAATAAGAAGGGCAATCCAAGCTTTGCAGCAATGGGCGTGAGAACTGTAGCAACAGACCACCACACTACCCCAaatcctaagacagctttcccaCCAACAGTGTCTGCCCATATACCTCCTGCTATCTGGGCTTAATACCACATTTATTAAAAAATGAAATACAGAGGGGCCTCAAGTCTAATAAGTATAAAGGATCCACATTATGAGTTGCAAGACAATGTGAAATAAGAGagctaaataaataaaaataaaaggcaaGAACAAAAAAATGACactttctatctttaaaattcagAAGCTTATTTTGATAAAtcagaataaataaataaaactactAGCTAATGAGCAGAGTGAAGGCGGATATCCTACCTGAGTGAGAAGATAACCCCAGAAAAATGAAGACTGTATTAAACCAACAGTGGTAGGACCCCAGTGGTATTCGGATGCCATTGGAAGTATGGCGATACTCATGTTTACCTGCACAGCACAATCTGATTAAAGTTTCCAACTGAAAACCCACTAAAACGGAAAGGAAGAAATTAATCGCTTACTCTATCCATATTGCAAAGAAGAAAAGCGGAGAAACAAAGAAGCACAATAACCCATCGCTTTGGGAACTCTAAGCTATCTCCATCTTCTTTCTTTCTCAATAAAGCATCGGAGATGGGATCCTCGAACTTCAACGATTCTGACGACTCAGCAATTTTAAAGGGCTTTGACTTGACatcagcccacgccttccaactaTCATTATTCCTCCGAACCAACCCTTCCCCGTATCTGCTCCCAAACTGAAACAATCGAAATGCGCCCCTGCATTCCATCCCATTCCCAGTAGTGTAGTAACTGAAATTTCTTCCACGGATGTTGGAATTGCAATTTTTGGGAGGAGAGCAACTGTAGTGGGAGAGGAGAAATGATTTCGCAGTCATAGCAGCGGAGAAGTAAAGCGATTTTTCTATTGCTGCTGATACGTATAGTAGAAAAGGAAATTTGAAAGGCAAGATTTTTAACAACAGTTGGAAATGTGGTGGTGCTACTACTAAATTGTTGTCACTTTCCACTAAAATTATTGTACGGGATATTTATAGGCACTGGTTCTGTTTCTTACACGTGTCATAAGATAGTATTCCTTAGGATAATGAGTCTCATTACTACTACGTCGTTGGTTTCTTTCGGAAAATGACACTTCATAGCCATTCTTtgtagaaaaaatatattttttttgtatatttttagtatatatat
Proteins encoded in this window:
- the LOC107790630 gene encoding sodium-dependent phosphate transport protein 1, chloroplastic-like, with product MTAKSFLLSHYSCSPPKNCNSNIRGRNFSYYTTGNGMECRGAFRLFQFGSRYGEGLVRRNNDSWKAWADVKSKPFKIAESSESLKFEDPISDALLRKKEDGDSLEFPKRWVIVLLCFSAFLLCNMDRVNMSIAILPMASEYHWGPTTVGLIQSSFFWGYLLTQIAGGIWADTVGGKAVLGFGVVWWSVATVLTPIAAKLGLPFLFVVRAFMGIGEGVAMPAMNNILSKWVPVSERSRSLALVYSGMYLGSVTGLAFSPLLIHNFGWPSVFFSFGSLGTVWFAVWLNKAYSSPLDDPELRPEEKKLILSSSVSKEPVKSIPWKLILSKPPVWALIVSHFCHNWGTFILLTWMPTYYHQVLKFNLTESGLFAVLPWLTMAISANIGGWIADSLVRKGVSVTVVRKIMQTIGFLGPAFFLTQLSHVDSPAMAVLCMSCSQGSDAFSQSGLYSNHQDIAPRYSGVLLGLSNTAGVLAGVFGTAATGYILQHGSWDDVFKVSVGLYLVGTVVWNAFSTGEKIID